The Juglans regia cultivar Chandler chromosome 2, Walnut 2.0, whole genome shotgun sequence genome includes a window with the following:
- the LOC108994204 gene encoding protein COBRA-like, whose protein sequence is MRSLSSSAFESMAELSSFAVLLVLLLSCSRFSSTEAYDALDPTGNITIKWDVMSWTPDGYVAVVTIYNFQQYRHIQVPGWTLGWTWAKKEVIWGMMGGQTTEQGDCSRFKGNIPHCCKKDPTVVDLLPGTPYNLQIANCCKGGVINSWVQDPSNAASSFQVSVGAAGTTNKTVRLPKNFTLKAPGPGYTCGPAKIVRPSKFVTADKRRVTQALMTWNITCTYSQFLAQKTPTCCVSLSSFYNETIVNCPMCTCGCQDNVTEPGSCVNPESPYLASAVSGPGKLSNTPLVRCTSHMCPIRVHWHVKLNYKEYWRVKVTITNFNYRMNYTQWNLVVQHPNFDNLTKIFSFNYKSLTPYAGLNDTAMLWGVKFYNDLLMQAGPLGNVQSELLFRKDKSTFTFEKGWAFPRRIYFNGDNCVMPPPDAYPWLPNAGSRPIVSLLYPAFTILSLLVFLLAFAQ, encoded by the exons ATGAGGTCTCTCTCCTCATCAGCCTTTGAATCCATGGCAGAGCTCAGCAGCTTTGCTGTTCTGCTTGTGTTGTTGCTTTCTTGTTCCCGTTTTAGTTCTACAG AAGCCTATGATGCACTTGATCCAACTGGAAATATCACAATCAAATGGGATGTAATGAGCTGGACACCTGATGGCTATGTT GCTGTTGTCACAATATATAACTTCCAGCAATATCGCCATATTCAAGTACCAGGATGGACATTGGGGTGGACATGGGCGAAAAAAGAAGTAATTTGGGGCATGATGGGAGGCCAAACAACAGAGCAAGGGGATTGTTCAAGATTTAAGGGGAACATTCCACATTGCTGTAAGAAGGATCCTACGGTTGTGGATTTATTGCCAGGAACTCCATACAACCTGCAGATTGCTAATTGCTGCAAAGGGGGAGTGATAAACTCATGGGTCCAGGACCCATCCAATGCAGCAAGTTCGTTCCAGGTCAGTGTGGGTGCTGCTGGAACAACTAACAAGACTGTCAGATTACCTAAGAACTTCACTCTGAAAGCTCCTGGACCTGGATATACTTGCGGGCCTGCAAAGATTGTGAGGCCAAGTAAATTTGTGACAGCGGATAAACGGAGAGTCACTCAAGCTTTGA TGACCTGGAATATTACTTGTACATATTCACAATTCCTCGCTCAGAAGACACCTACTTGTTGtgtttctctctcctcctttTATAATGAGACAATAGTGAATTGCCCCATGTGCACCTGTGGCTGTCAAGACAATGTAACAGAACCTGGGAGCTGCGTAAA TCCAGAATCTCCGTATTTAGCCTCAGCAGTATCAGGTCCAGGAAAATTGAGTAACACACCTCTGGTTCGGTGCACCAGCCATATGTGTCCTATCCGAGTCCATTGGCATGTGAAGCTAAATTATAAGGAGTATTGGAGGGTGAAGGTCACAATCACAAATTTCAATTATAGAATGAACTACACACAATGGAATCTTGTTGTGCAACACCCGAACTTTGATAATCTTACCAAGATTTTCAGCTTTAATTACAAGTCCTTAACTCCTTATGCAGGCTTAA ACGATACTGCCATGTTGTGGGGAGTCAAGTTTTACAATGATCTGCTTATGCAAGCTGGCCCTCTCGGGAATGTGCAATCAGAGCTTCTTTTCCGCAAGGACAAATCaacttttacttttgaaaaaggATGGGCTTTCCCTCGGAGGATTTATTTCAATGGTGATAACTGTGTCATGCCGCCTCCAGATGCATACCCATGGTTGCCAAATGCTGGTTCTCGGCCTATTGTCTCTTTACTTTATCCAGCCTTTACCATCTTGTCTTTGTTGGTATTCTTATTGGCTTTTGCACAGTGA
- the LOC108994203 gene encoding COBRA-like protein 4 — protein sequence MEFSKHAYRLAQDTRYEAKDHYQRWQCYFVPELKFRLLAALFVLMFSHAAAYDPLDPTGNITIKWDIMSWTTDGYVATVTINNFQLYRGIASPGWILGWNWAKKEIIWSMVGAQATEQGDCSKFKGIVPHCCKRNPKISDFLPGVPYNQQFSNCCKGGVLASWGQDPTTSVSAFQVSVGLAGTSNKTVKLPKNFTLLGPGPGYTCGPAKKVPSTLFLTADRRRRTQALMTWNVTCTYSQFLAYKNPSCCVSFSSFYNNTITPCPSCACGCQNKKNCIMSDSKLLHQAGINTPKKDNTPLLQCTHHMCPIRVHWHVKLNYKDYWRVKISITNFNYRLNYTQWTLVAQHPNLNNVTQVFSFEYKPLLPYESINDTGMFYGMKFYNDLLMEAGPLGNVQSEVLLQKDKNTFTFKHGWAFPRKVYFNGDECMLPPPDSYPFLSNSAFANPIAISTVAASVFLLGLSLW from the exons ATGGAATTCAGCAAACATGCCTACCGTCTGGCTCAGGATACTCGTTATGAGGCCAAAGATCATTACCAAAGATGGCAATGCTACTTTGTCCCAGAGCTGAAGTTCAGACTCTTGGCTGCTTTGTTTGTCTTGATGTTCTCCCATGCAG CGGCATATGATCCGTTGGATCCTACTGGAAATATAACAATCAAATGGGATATAATGTCTTGGACGACAGATGGTTATGTG GCTACGGTGACAATAAACAACTTTCAACTGTATCGAGGCATCGCCAGTCCCGGGTGGATTCTAGGATGGAATTGGGCAAAGAAAGAGATAATCTGGTCGATGGTAGGGGCTCAAGCCACAGAGCAAGGAGACTGCTCCAAGTTCAAAGGAATTGTACCCCACTGCTGTAAGAGGAATCCCAAAATTTCTGACTTCCTCCCCGGAGTTCCTTACAATCAACAGTTCTCAAATTGTTGCAAAGGAGGTGTGTTGGCATCATGGGGACAGGATCCCACAACTTCAGTCTCTGCCTTCCAGGTGAGTGTGGGACTTGCTGGTACATCTAACAAAACAGTGAAGCTGCCAAAGAACTTCACTTTGCTTGGTCCTGGACCAGGCTACACTTGTGGCCCTGCCAAGAAGGTGCCATCGACACTCTTCCTCACGGCTGATCGGAGGCGGAGAACTCAAGCACTTA TGACATGGAATGTGACATGCACATATTCTCAGTTCCTTGCCTATAAGAATCCCAGCTGTTGTGTTTCCTTTTCATCCTTCTACAATAACACAATCACCCCATGTCCATCTTGTGCTTGTGGTTGTCAGAACAAGAAAAATTGTATCAT GAGCGACTCAAAACTACTACACCAGGCAGGGATAAACACTCCTAAGAAGGATAATACACCATTGCTGCAGTGCACGCATCATATGTGCCCTATACGTGTGCACTGGCATGTGAAGCTCAACTACAAGGATTATTGGCGCGTGAAGATTTCCATCACTAACTTTAATTACCGCTTGAACTACACTCAGTGGACTCTCGTGGCGCAGCATCCCAATCTCAACAATGTCACCCAAGTCTTCAGCTTTGAGTACAAGCCTCTTCTCCCCTATGAATCCATAA ATGACACTGGAATGTTCTACGGCATGAAGTTTTATAATGACCTGCTAATGGAAGCTGGGCCACTAGGAAATGTCCAGTCTGAAGTGCTGCTGCAGAAAGATAAGAACACATTTACATTCAAGCACGGATGGGCATTTCCTCGGAAAGTTTACTTTAATGGCGATGAATGCATGCTTCCCCCACCTGACTCGTATCCATTTCTCTCAAACTCTGCTTTTGCAAATCCAATTGCAATTTCGACGGTGGCAGCCTCTGTTTTCTTGCTAGGGTTGTCTTTGTGGTGA